The region AAATCAGAAGGCCAATAACAGTTTTCCCCTCCAAAAATTAGCTAGAACTGTACCCCAGTACTATATGAAGCAAAAAATGTGAATTTCTGTGCTATAAAGATAAATTGCTAACAAAATATCTTCTAAAAAATGGCTAGGAGCTCTAGCTTACATAACCCAAGTCACCCTAGGATGTGAAACAAATGGTGGAAGGTTAAATTCCTCATCACCACCTGGTCATTTGCTTATTTGCGAATTAATCCAATTAATTGACAAgaagagaggggaaaaaagaaagcaaactCTAATATATAGCAACAATCTACGGCTGGACACCTCATAATTGACCAATCTACACTTTGGAGGcttctataatttattaaataaataccCACAATAACTATAAGCTGATGCTAAACACAAGCATGggttttgcaaacaaaaatctaattggaagaaaacacaaaaacaaTGAGAAAAATTCCAGACAAGCAACTGAAAAGGAGAAGCATCTCTATCTTGTTATGGTTGTTTTGCTAAGAGAATCCAGGTCTGGTTTCTACAGAATTAAACGGGTCAGATATATCGGAACCACTCTTTTTCCTATACACGAGCACATAAGAGATTGGCATTACTGCGCATCTCCGCATGAaccacagcagcagcacttgAAGCAGCTCCTGCAGTTGCAGGAGAAGCTAGTTGGGCACTTGAAGCAGCTCTTGCAGCTGCAGGAGAAGCAGGTTGGGCACTTGAAGCAGCTCTTCAAGCTGCAGGAGAAGCAGGTTGGGCACCTGAAGCAGCTCTTCAAGCTGCAGGAGAAGCAGGTTGAGCACTTGAATAGACGGCATGAGAAGAAACTCTTCAGAccgctgcagcagctgcagctgaaATTGCAGCTGGGGCAACTCGGTTTGCGGACTCGGATACGGCAGCAGCAGTTGGTGGTGAAGGTGGTAGTTGTCCCAGTGTGCACCCGGTGGGCCTTCTTCGCGGGTTGCAGGGACTGCCGAATCTTCTTGAGCCTCATCTTTGTTGTGATATTTTCCATTTCGCGGATGAACTTGGAGAGGTGGCGGATGAAGTCGGGATATAGCTCCAGATTGCAATGACCTCCTCCTTTGATCCATAGTGGATCATAGGGCTCCCTTGCCAATTTCCACAGCTCTTTACCATGCGACCAGTTCACAACATCATCATCAGTTCCCTGAAAACATCAGTCAAGTACACATGAAGTTGATGTTCAGGAAATTCAGACATCAACAATGGTGAGGGAAAGAATACACAAAATACTTCGGTAGATAAAATAAGTGGCTACAACAGGTTAAAGATGTATGCCGTTGACCTCAATTTAGCCACAGAACAAGATTTCTGGCCCGTCATCTTATACTGTGGCttttacttcaaaaaaaaatcttattctgtggctttatttattaaaagagGCAATCAGGATTTATATTGACAGCTGATATTGGTATAACTCAAAGAtgttatatgcttatataccAAGACTGCAGTgaacaaatttaataaaatttgacaaaatagGATCTATTTTCAACATAAGCTATTCTAAAATCCTCATTTTACTTGTCTTCAACACAACAGATTCGTTTGGTTAGGAAGCTGCTGTTGCGTTGGACAGAATTATTACTTCTGCCAACATGGGAGCACCTCAGTTTTAAAAGAATCAGCCAAAGTTGTTTTTGTCACTGCAGAAAAGATATATAGGTTTTGAGCTAATTGCTATGAAGTCATTGCGTAATTATTTAGGCCTATGCAAGTTCTGATCAGAAAAAGATCTAGTCTTTTGGGCCTCATCCAATGGTCTCTGTACCAGCACAGCCATCTTACATGGCTACACCTTTCTTTAGTTTCAATCAAGCCCAGAATAATGTTAGTCAAACCAAAGAAGGCTGAATAGCAGGCTGAAGCGAATCAAATAAGTTATTACAGTAATACCACATGCAATTAACGTGCACAGCATGGCACTACAAGAATTAGTGACACCTCCCAGCTCCTCATATCTGCAGCATGTTCTACTGTACAGTGTACATCGCCCATTTTAATACTCTATGATTTATTACTTTTTGCAGAGGGTTCTGTTCTATTAATTTCTATTCCTATCCAATGCATTAGCCTATGACTGCAGTTGTAAACTAGTTAAAGAATTTGTCAATATTTCTAAAACAGAAAGCATCAAGGTGTATTTCTTTTGGTCTTTACCTTTAATTTGTATATAGGAATACCTAAATATGCATGGTACTTTTCTAACCTAACATAACAGCTTTTTGTAAGGTCATGAGCTAGCTTGTTAGGACTTGAATACATGATCACCTGTTACTAAGGGAACtagtttacatatttgattatttctccAAGAACTGTAACTAAGTAGCAAGGATAATAACAGCACCACCAAAGGATGGACAATCAATTATTAcaaaaagattttaaaaattcagaagATGCAGATTGATTTGAATGTATAACAAATTATCCATGAGAACAGGGAACATAAAGCGAAAAGGCTTGATATATAATCAGTAAGATACTTACATGAATAACAAGCACTGGGGATTTAAccttcttgatttttttcacattcTGCAGAGGAACGTTGATTAGATATTAGTAAAAGGTTACTCCTCAAGGCAACaaaggtaaaaataaaaagaatctaTTCGAAATATTACTTTGTAAATGTCAAAGCAGAAAGTAAAGTTCACATGGCAAACAACACGGAGGCCTGACAGTATGGCACTATGAAGAACCACACCACGCAATCTTGGTAAACGGGAAGCTAAATGCAATGTTGGCCCACTGCCAACAGATTGCCCATACAAGATAAGGTCTTCCTGGCTAATTCCATACTCCGTTTCTAAGCACTGGTAGACTGCCTCAATGTCTGCATATGTATTCTCTTCGCTTGGCTGCACTTCAAATAATAAACATAAGATTGGCTCctcaaaatgcatttcttCAGAAATAAATTAGGAATAATTCATAAAACAGTGAGGGGGGCAGTAGTTCAAAGTTAACGTGTCATCTCATTTagctcaaaagaaaatataccaTCCAAGTAGCCATTAACATCCTATAGGCAAAAAGAAATTTCAAACACAACATGCATAACATGCCTAGTCTTCTATGCGGGAATTCTCTATGTAGTGAATGCAGGTTTCTCAAAATTGATGACTGCAAGAATCAAGATAAACTAACATTCACTTATTGAAACTTCATGAATGAATCAACAATTAAATGACAATAAACAACTCCACTTAAATAGAGAATATGTACATATGGTCCATATGTAGATTTGACAATTGATATCCAGTGCCTAATATACTCTAAAAAGGTAGCACACGAATATCTTATGGACTGGTATTTCTACAGCATGCATGGCTATAAACAAAAGTTATAAAGATATTCTAATATGTTAAAATAACATGGTGATGATTGCTGTCTTGGAGAAACTTTTTAAGATGAACTGGCCATGCTATGCCTGAAATGTACCAGTCAGGTATGGGTCAGACTCTCTTCTGATATAGATACATGCAGCATGTTCTTGAAAAGTGAAATTAAACCACGGTTGTCGAGGTATCTAGCATGTATAGATCCCTTCAGGTTGATTAGTGCAACTTGCTAATTAGGCTGCTATGTTAGTAATTATGCCTGCATTAATCCAGGGACGCTACTAAATTTTACAGCTGGCCAAACTTGAAACAACTCAACTGTAGCCTGTACATGGTATGATTTAACATAGTTCACACATGATAAATAAGTTACCTTGCCAGTAGATGCTCCATACCCAGAGTAGTCGTATCTGCATACATAATTAGAGAGTAAATTACACCAGCATGCTTCGCATATTTTACCTCCAGAGTATTGAAATCAAATGAAAGGGGGACTGAAATGCTTCGTGAAATAATGGCAGAAACACTTGTAACATAATATTCAATATGCTCTCAGCTTAGAACAGTGATATGCAATAATTTTGAACAGTTAGAAATACTTCAGGACTGACAGAACATGATAATCAATTATCAAACCTTAAAGAGTTCCCACAAAATACACctagtgagaaaaaaaattcacaagaATTCTCCCCTGCCCCCACATACCCCCCCACCACTCCAATTATTTATCTGCTTTCAATCGTCTCATGCTTAACAAAACCGATCCATGCACACTACTTCTCCTCACAAATTTCACCGGAGCAAATTCTTCGCTTGCGCGCAAAGCACATGATCTCCCGCTCCTATAACACATAGAGTTCCAACAAGGAATGCATTGCTGCACTATAATTTCCTAAACAGTTAAACAAACAAGCATAGCATTTGATATGACTAAAAGAATACGGGAAAAGGGCAACAAAAAGGAGATGCTACTAAGTATCCTAGAGATGACCAAGAAGCAGCATAATGCACCACTAACCCCATCAGATTGACCTTGAGATTGACCTTGAGCTGCACAAAGAGGTCGTAGAGCTGGCCGAGGTCGGCGGCGTTGCCGTGCGAGTAGAGCACGGTGAGGCGCGCGGCGGGGTCCCTCAGGAAGAAGGCCACCACCTTGCTCCCCCTCCTGGTGTCGACGCGCAGCACGTCCATGGCGCCGTCGCGCGGGACGttggaggcgacgaggcggccggcggcctcgTCCTTCCGGACGGCGTAGGTCGCCGGGTCCGGCGGGAAGAAGGCGAACCTCGCCGCGAGACTGGACACCGAGCACCCCGACAGCATCGGCGGCAGCGCTCAGTCATCGAcaggcggcggctgctgctgctcgtcggAGGGAAACCTCCCCGGCCCCCctcctcccaccaccaccaaaaaCAATCCTTTACCACCGATTCAAAACAAACGATCAAAAACGGATCGAAAAAATTCCCTGGGTTTCGCTGGATCACaaatgatcaatttttttgCGAAACAAAAGGCGGCGCCTTTCCGCTGCTCTCGAACCAAATCGATTCGATTTCGAAGAACAGCGAGATCAAAATTTCCCAcgagagaaacaaaaaaaaaaaacacagcttccccttcctctctctctctctcccccaaaGCGATTCCAAGATGatccaaaaccaaaagacaaaaaaaatcaagaacaaaCCCCAATCATCAAGAACCGAAAGAGAACCAACTCCTCAAGAACCGAGCCGCCTGTCCTCCTGGGAGGTTTTGGGAGGGTTTAGCGAAGTGTCAACATGACAGGAGGAGCAGAGAACCCGCAGCAATGGCTGCACCTGCGCATTGCACAGCTAGACTCTAGAGCTCTCTGCCCCTCGGCCACGcacgctcctcctcctcctcctgccgctGGTCACTGCCATTTATTACTcataagagagagagagagagagagagagagagagagagagagaggtggctgctgctgctgccgtggTGCGTGGCGTGAGAGAGCGTGCAGCAAAGCGAGCGAGCGGTGGTGTTGCGCGCGTGTAGTGCAGTGCAGGCGCAGCGGCTGGCGATGACGATGCAGATGAAGCTGAAACAGGGCAGCAGAAAGCGCAGGGGATCCCCCGCCTTTGCAAAAGGATGTGGTCTTCACAGGTTTCTTTTTCGCAACAAATTTCTTTGGTTTTGTTCGGCTGATTGGAATCCTGCTGGATCCTGACCACGCTTACATTTCttccatttttaatattttttaaaagtacaTTTCACCGTGGTTtctattaatattatatatatttcatgtcACGGTATGGCATTTCCGTGCTCTatgcatatacaaaatatattcattaataagttaaaataatttataaaataaaataaatgtagtagtattttattattagagTTATTGGTATATTATTATCTTAGCGAGCTCTGTTACCGTATGAGTGCTAATTGAATGTTGTAGATCAAACACGAAGAGAAGTGTTAAACCATGCTTGGACCTGGAGTTCAACTTTATCATAAGTTATATGCTTTATTGTTGCTGCTATATTATTCATTTTGTTAGTATCTTTTAAGTGCACTTAGACCAGTAGATGTGGAAGGAAATTAAAGAGCATATAAAGTGATGACGTTTCTTTGATTCTTATGGTTTCACCAATTATAATGGTACAcacattctctatttttcacAGTGTCATCTATTTTGTAAAACTTATGGTCGAGAACATATATAGGTTGATAATTAATGCTTTTATGCGGAATCTTCTAGCACTATTTAGGAGTTAATTGGATGTTAGAATTTTGACGATGGAAAATCGGCTATTTCATGTGACAAGTGATAGGACAACCCTTATGTGGTAGATCTTAACATAGATGCAAGCCTCTATCTTTTTTAGACtagcatataatttattattatggcattttctcctttttttcccctcaatTAGCTCTTCCATGGCACTGTTTCTTTTATGGTCTTTTGGTATTTGTTTGCTTGGAAATGCAACAATTTATTGTGACACAAAAGTCTATTAAGTAAGAAACAAGAAAGAGCAACTGGAAGGGACAAAAGACAAAACCTTATTTGTACCTACTCCCTTGCTACTAGCACATCTGTCTGGATCACCACCTAACCCAAAAATTACATGTGCTCTCTCAAAAGGGGAATTTTATGTTAACTTAAGCTGGTGTTCATAAATTGCTTTTGGAACAAAGACAAGCACCTCCTGCTAAATCAAGGATAATCATCACACATCACTTCTGAGAGAGATGAACAGATTATGGTGTAGTAGGCAAGAAAACTAGGCTGTCTGTCTGTCCTTCTCTATATACCAAGGAGGAGAAAGCTACAAGCATCCCTTTCAGAAGTTGACAAACCCTTCTCCTTTCTTGGATTTGTTCTCATCTCTCCAACTTCAACATGTTTTTTGAGGGATTCTTGGCTTTCTCCCATGATTCTAGCTGTGCATGTACTCTTTTATGGTCTAGTAAGTTTCTAGCCTCTCCCATCCACGCTGCTATGGACAATTTGGATGTTGCTTTGGCactttgtactttctgtttgAGATGTTTTTGAtgtaaaacaattaaaaattagtttgtaaaagaaagaaagaaagtttAAAATGCCTTCTAAAGTTATTGAGCACATGTTAATGCGCTTGTGGCATAGTGGTTGAAGTCCCCTTTTGAGCGAACTTGGGTTTCGTAAATGATcgagtattttctttttaagtcactaaatgaatttttttaaaaaaaaatcgttcgCACCTCAATGGTTTTGAAGTCGAAAGCTCACTCGACAAATTTGAAAGCTGAGGGAATGAAATGCCATCCCCAATTTGCGAGTTTTCTAGTTAGAATAAAATCtcaatatagaaattattcttATATCTGAAAGTTCATCAAAACAAGCAAACCATTTTTAAAGCtgaaaatatttcataggagAAAAAATATCCACTTGTGTATTTGTGGTTTCTAGCAAAACAGAAACTAACCAAAACTGTCCAGATCACAAGAATTTCTCTCCACATCCAACTCCACAACTTGCACAGaatcaatatataataattcaaCCTAATGAAAAAGAGTTGTTGTCAAATAATTAACCAAAGACACAAGTAATAGCTGTCATCAAATTTATGTCACTCCCTCCTAATTGTGGTTTATCAATATCTTTCTATTGCAAGGTTGTGTGCTTACTACAAAGATACAAAGAAAGTACACCCTACAAAGCTGTCTTGTTTCAGTAGGGAGATTCTGTGaacacacactctctctctctctcagcaGGGGATTCTGTGCCATTATTAAGGACACACACGGGCACATCAAATTGTTACCTCCTTGTACTTCCCCCTGAACACCAAAATCAAAGAAATTGGGCCATGTCTACATTcaccattcattcattcattcattcatttgttCATCattctagagagagagagagttgcaGGGGGTAGGGGACCTGGAAGAAGCTGCAGCCAACAGGGGTAGAGGAAGCACTTGTGTTTGTGTAGGTGGCCAATAAATTTGCAAAACTTATTGCCAACGGCTAAGGTGTTTTTGTAGTTTTCCtcacaagaaaacaaagagCAAGTTGTCAGGTTTATTTATGATGCCAGTTAATCAGTTTCCAAATTgaatagtactccctccatatttttttatatgacgccgttgacttttaggtccatgtttgacccttcgtcttattcaaaaaaattatataattattaaatattttgttataatatgatttattattatagaaactttaattatgcattataattttgtatatttggatataaattttgaataagacgaatggtcaaacgtgattctaaaaatcaacggtgtcatacataaaaatacggagggagtagaagaTTTCATTTACTACTAGTGGTAATTTACTAGAGAACTAATGGTACTAGCGTTTATGTTTCAGAAAGCAATTTGGTTTCACTCCTCAAGGCTTTGAAAAGCAAGAAAGCTGCCTTTTGTGTTGATTTGAAGCTTTGAACACATAAGAGTCAAAGAGTCAAGGTAGATGATCATTGCACTTCACAGGAAAGCAGGTTCACAGCAAAACTCACTTTCTCACTCAAAACATGTAGTGGCAGATTAATTAGATGCCATTATTCCATTAACCCATTTTCCAACTGTTAAATGGGAAAAGGATGCAGTATATTTGCATGGTTGAACTAGAAtctgaataaaaagtaaactttTGGGGGGTTAAGAAGAAGAACTACATTGACATGAGTATAGTTGTTTCCACTGTAGAATGATTCCAAAAGCTTAACCTGACCAAATGTGGCAGCTTTTACTTGTACTAGTacttgtgaattgtgatatcAGCAGTTACATGGATGGCATGTTTGACTGTTGCAGTCTATCCAATTCAACTTTTACAGCAGCAGGTTGTGGATGTGAAATgtaaaaacaacattttctgCCCTTTTTTCTCATGCTCTGATTCAAATGTTGGTTTAGTACTTTACAGGGcaacacaaatatataagtCTTGACACATTATAATATTCTAACTTAGCTAAATATGTTCCAATGTTTAGACCTATGTAACTCATACTAATATGGGTTCCgctatattagaaaaatagtatttttctcAACTTTTTTCAACATGAGCCAATGAGCCAACCAAATGCTctaactaaaattaattttttagcctaagCACTGGTCGTCCAAACAAGCAACAGGTGGTTAGAATTTCTAGCCTAGCGTCTATGCTCCATTGTATAGTATCTCTTCCTATagtttctcttttctccataCACCTTCTTGGTAAATACATTGGAGCTGCCTAACATTCCAAACATAACATTAGTGTGTGTTACagatattgtaaaaaaaaaagtactgtaTTACTTCTTGAAAACATACAACATCTGTATCAATCAAACGGatctcttaaaaaattcagTAGCATTTTCATTTGCTCATCCCAGAACAGTGTCTCTAGCACTTATCTGATCAAAGAGCAGTTCAACTGAAGGACCACCTCAAATCAACTATTGTAGGCTGGCAGAGATTATGCTTCTGTCTGCATTACATATGTGTATTTGTTTAGTGTTTCCAAAGGCCAAAAACAGaggcttttttttctctgttcctTCCTTTTGTGGTTGACACTCTGTCCCCTTTGCATAATTTTGGGATCAAGACAAGCACTTCCCCATCTTGCCTCATGGCACTTCCTCTTCTGTTGAGGTAGTTAAGAATTGTAGTTTTCATGGTTTTAGCCCGGTTTTCCCTTAATTAATAACCAGGCATTGCACGGTTGGGCATCATTATCTCCTTAAAATGAGGCATCTTTTTCTATTCTTAAATGTAACGCCATAAATCACCATGATGTTCCAAAAAGAGTATGTCTAAGACAGTCAGAGCCCATCTTCATAATTATGTGTCTGCATGTTTCACAGGGTGTCATACATATTAAATAGGATGTTACATCAACAAAATTGCTGACTTGACAGAATCATTAAATAAGGatgtttcatgagatgagagaggagtttcatccccatgAAACTTATTTGACTCGGCTACCTAGTTTATAGTCTTGGTAACTATaacatgaaactatgcattgagactagtcttataagctaaaatttaaatttttaaccttaaatttagagtacaTTTGTGAGgatttatcgtagtttatttttcagtcttggcttttaaatcgctaagaatatatataaaaaattttattcacaaattattttttataaaatatgtcattttggtcttttccctaaataagccaaacaatcacctccttCTTTGGGGCTAATTCACCATTTGCTACCATCTTTCAAAATGTTTGGTTTTTGTCTAGAATAAAATGAAGTGCTGGCACATTTTGCTTCTATGTACTAGCATGAATCAGGGACTAATAAATACTACATCCAATCCTCGAGGcaagattttctagcattgtccaaatttatatggatactaacGAATTTATACAATATACAAACCATATGTATCAATtagttaataaatttagacataatcagaaaatcttacaatataaaatataaaagtaacaAGTCCTAGCGTTGCCATGGGCTCATGTCATGCAAAAGTTCCTCAAGTAAGCTAGTCAAGTGACTGCTGACAAACAAGATCATCCTTCCAAACCCCCATGCATTCAACTCTTGTCTGCATCCCCAAGACTGGCCTAGATTCAACCAACTAACCCCCATTAAATTAGCATGCCCCTTCAATGTGCAGGGCAAGTTAATTTAGTTTCATGGCAGGGGCTGGATAGAGAAACCATATCCTGCTGCATCAAAACGTGAGATTATTCCAACACCTAATGCATGTGGCCACTAGATTAACCCAAGGATTGGATTCTCATTGGGTTAACCACTGCGTGATCTTCCAACGGTTAGCACATCAAGTGATGGCCATTGGACAAAGAGCGACGGTAATAATACTGATTactgaaacattttttttacagttaTTGTGCAAGTTACAGCTACTGGGCGAACACTACCATTATCGGGAACCACACAGGAACGAACCTCTATTATTAACAAGTGGGCCCT is a window of Oryza brachyantha chromosome 8, ObraRS2, whole genome shotgun sequence DNA encoding:
- the LOC102720897 gene encoding alpha/beta hydrolase domain-containing protein 17C, which produces MLSGCSVSSLAARFAFFPPDPATYAVRKDEAAGRLVASNVPRDGAMDVLRVDTRRGSKVVAFFLRDPAARLTVLYSHGNAADLGQLYDLFVQLKVNLKVNLMGYDYSGYGASTGKPSEENTYADIEAVYQCLETEYGISQEDLILYGQSVGSGPTLHLASRLPRLRGVVLHSAILSGLRVVCHVNFTFCFDIYKNVKKIKKVKSPVLVIHGTDDDVVNWSHGKELWKLAREPYDPLWIKGGGHCNLELYPDFIRHLSKFIREMENITTKMRLKKIRQSLQPAKKAHRVHTGTTTTFTTNCCCRIRVRKPSCPSCNFSCSCCSGLKSFFSCRLFKCSTCFSCSLKSCFRCPTCFSCSLKSCFKCPTCFSCSCKSCFKCPTSFSCNCRSCFKCCCCGSCGDAQ